A region of Dioscorea cayenensis subsp. rotundata cultivar TDr96_F1 chromosome 5, TDr96_F1_v2_PseudoChromosome.rev07_lg8_w22 25.fasta, whole genome shotgun sequence DNA encodes the following proteins:
- the LOC120261359 gene encoding FCS-Like Zinc finger 17-like yields the protein MLTRNKNIFHFEEDDDIIEEEQEEDEDDYKAMEEKKSFVGLQIVIKNQNQSSNIVTKHILKAPQVVQQSSSHFGFLNSCHLCKRKLSLQMDVYMYRGDQGYCTPECRSQQMIIDERRELEASSSERIISFPLHHEVALEVKNSDPQSRVSAAA from the exons ATGCTTACAAGGAACAAGAACATTTTCCattttgaagaagatgatgacattattgaagaagaacaagaagaagatgaagatgattatAAGGCCatggaagagaagaaaagctTTGTAGGACttcaaatagtaataaaaaatcaaaaccaaagctcAAACATAGTGACCAAGCACATATTGAAAGCTCCACAAGTAGTCCAACAAAGTTCATCACACTTTGGTTTTCTAAATTCATGTCATTTGTGCAAGAGAAAACTAAGTCTTCAAATGGATGTTTACATGTATAg GGGAGACCAAGGATATTGCACACCGGAGTGTCGAAGCCAGCAAATGATCATCGACGAAAGAAGAGAACTCGAAGCTTCTTCAAGTGAACGTATCATCAGTTTTCCTCTACACCATGAGGTTGCTCTCGAGGTAAAAAATTCAGATCCTCAGAGTAGGGTTTCTGCTGCTGCATGA